The nucleotide sequence CCATGGCGAAGATCCTGCGTTCGGCCTGAGACGCCTCAGGCTTCTTCAGGGGGGCCAAGGGGAAATCTGAGGCTGACGGTGACGCCATCGGCCGAGGAGGCGGTGTGGAGGGTTCCGCGCGCCTGGGCGGCAAAGGATTCCATCAGGCGGCGGCCAATGCCGCTCGCCTTGCGTTCGGGCAGCGGGTCGCCATCATTGTGGATGGAAAGGTCGGCCATGCCGGACGCGTCGACCTCCATGCGGATGGAAATCGTGCCCGAGCGTCCGTCGGGATAGCCATATTTGACGGCGTTGATGATCGCCTCGTTGACGAGCTGGCCGATGGGCATGACGATTTCGCTGGGCAGATCGACATCGGCGATGGCCGTTTCGAGGCGGATCTGCTCGGAGCTGGCATAGATCACCTTGCTGGCGATGTCGGTAATGTAGCTGCGCGCCGGCGCCTGGACGAAATCGATATTGCGATAGATGTGCTCGTGCACCGAGACCATGGCGGCGATGCGCGGCTCGATCTCGGCGAGGATATCCGGATTGCGCACCTGGGTGCGCACGAGGGAGAGTACGGACTGGAGATTGTTCTTGATCCGGTGGTGGATCTCGAGGAGGAGGCTCTCGTTGCGCGCGAGGGATGTCGCCAGCTTGCGGCCAGTGCGTTCCTGCTGCATGGCGAGGCCCCGCATGTGCCAGGAGGCGACCCCGAGAAGGATCAGGATTGGCGCCAGGGTGGCCAGCGTGACGCCGACGCGCGACCAGAACTGGCCAAGCTCGACCTGGGGATCGACGCCGATGACGGCAATGAGCGGGGCGGCCTCGACGCTGGAATAGCCCAGCACGCGCGTGACCCCATCGATGGGAGAGGCCGGCGCCCAGTAGACGCCAGTCGGGCTGGCGGTGAAATTGCCGACGAACTCCTGGGACACCGTGTTGTCATAGACTTCGGTATCGATGGGCGGCAGGCGAGCGGTTATCCAGCCGCCGCGGTGGACAACGAAAGCATTGGAATCGCCGCCGATGCCGACCCAGGCGTGGCTGAGGATATCGGGAGGCGCATAGGCAACCGCTGCCCCCTGGAACACGCCATGGCTGCGCAGGGCAAGGCCTATGGCGAAGGTCTTGTTGCCAGTGACCCGATCGGTGATGAGATTGGAGATGACCCAGTTCTGTCCGTCGCGCATCTGGCCGAAATATTGCCGATCACTGATATTGACGGGGCGGGCCGTCAGCCCGATGAACTCGCGGGAATTGCCCTCGGCGTCATAGATGATCATGGTGACGCCATCGGGCAGGTCGGACAGGGCGGCGACAAGGGTGCGGGTGGAATCCACATCGCTCGACACGGGACCCAGTTGTTCGGCGACGCGGCTGAGCGTCTGGCGAGCGACTTCCACATACCAGCGGACATCGGTGGCGAGCGACACTGCGTAAGCCTCGACGCGGTTTTCGAGGTCGTCGCGGGTGCGCTGGTAGTCGAAGGTGAAGGAAATGGCCGCAATCCCCAGAGCGAGGGTGACGAGGGCGGCGTAAAGAAAACCGATAAACTGACCACTGGAGCGCGGGCGGCTTGTGGCGCCAGGTGGATCGGCGGGAGGTATTCGTCTGGCCCGAAACATCGATGCGCTCCCTAAGTCGAGAGGATGCTAGCCCAGGATAACAGTCGGGGATAGCCTACAAAAATGGATTGCTCCGCGCTCGCGGCCTGCGCGCTCATCGTTCAAGAAACGACACCAGTGCGTTGCGATTGGCTTTCTAGGCAAGAAGGTGCCAGAGTTCTACATTCCTCCTCGAACACGGCGCCAGACGCCGCAGCAATTGGGAGACGAAAATGACCCTCGAACTTGGCGGCATCCACCATCTGACCGCCGTGACCGCCGACGCACCGCGCAATCTCAAGTTCTATACCCAGACCCTTGGCATGCGCCTGATCAAGAAGACGGTGAACCAGGACGACACCTCGGCCTATCACCTGTTCTATGGCGACGGCGTGGCCTCTCCCGGCGCGGACCTGACCTTCTTTGACTTCAACACGCTGCGCGAGCAGCGCGGCAACCACAGCGTTGGCCGCACCGGGCTGCGCGTCGACAGCGAGGAAACGCT is from Devosia sp. SD17-2 and encodes:
- a CDS encoding histidine kinase dimerization/phosphoacceptor domain -containing protein yields the protein MFRARRIPPADPPGATSRPRSSGQFIGFLYAALVTLALGIAAISFTFDYQRTRDDLENRVEAYAVSLATDVRWYVEVARQTLSRVAEQLGPVSSDVDSTRTLVAALSDLPDGVTMIIYDAEGNSREFIGLTARPVNISDRQYFGQMRDGQNWVISNLITDRVTGNKTFAIGLALRSHGVFQGAAVAYAPPDILSHAWVGIGGDSNAFVVHRGGWITARLPPIDTEVYDNTVSQEFVGNFTASPTGVYWAPASPIDGVTRVLGYSSVEAAPLIAVIGVDPQVELGQFWSRVGVTLATLAPILILLGVASWHMRGLAMQQERTGRKLATSLARNESLLLEIHHRIKNNLQSVLSLVRTQVRNPDILAEIEPRIAAMVSVHEHIYRNIDFVQAPARSYITDIASKVIYASSEQIRLETAIADVDLPSEIVMPIGQLVNEAIINAVKYGYPDGRSGTISIRMEVDASGMADLSIHNDGDPLPERKASGIGRRLMESFAAQARGTLHTASSADGVTVSLRFPLGPPEEA